A genomic region of Gossypium hirsutum isolate 1008001.06 chromosome D01, Gossypium_hirsutum_v2.1, whole genome shotgun sequence contains the following coding sequences:
- the LOC107922464 gene encoding serine/threonine-protein kinase STY46, which yields MVMDDNESCVSKANDFSPLQCRQQRQKLQVYNEVLRRLRDSDIEEANRPGFDDELWAHFNRLPSRYALDVNVERAEDVLMHQRLLHLAHDPANRPAMEVRLVQVQSISDGSLVDPALSNPSCGDSAQSDPKHVIRQSIHPPPAFGSSPNLEALALEADKSEDQDGDSSVHANSHFSRPMHEITFSTEDKPKLLSQLTALLAEIGLNIQEAHAFSTVDGYSLDVFVVDGWPYEETEQLKVVLEKEVLKVEKQSWLKQHSFSPKRDYEKMETNAYQNYVAIPNDGTDVWEIDPRNLKFGNKVASGSYGDLYKGTYCSQEVAIKVLKPERLNTDLQKEFAQEVFIMRKVRHKNVVQFLGACTQPPNLCIITEFMSGGSVYDYLHKQKGVFRLPSLLKVAIDVSKGMNYLHQNNIIHRDLKAANLLMDENEVVKVADFGVARVKSQSGVMTAETGTYRWMAPEVIEHKPYDHKADVFSFGIVLWELLTGKLPYEYLTPLQAAVGVVQKNLRPTIPKHTNPKLAELLERCWQQDPALRPDFSEIIEILQQIAKEVGDDGEDRRKDKSSGGFLSALRRGHH from the exons atgGTGATGGACGATAACGAGAGCTGCGTGAGCAAAGCGAACGATTTTTCGCCGTTGCAGTGCCGGCAACAGCGGCAAAAGCTCCAGGTCTACAATGAGGTACTCCGGCGGCTACGTGATTCCGACATAGAAGAGGCTAATCGGCCTGGCTTTGATGACGAACTTTGGGCTCACTTCAATCGTCTACCTAGTCG CTATGCGTTAGATGTGAATGTGGAAAGGGCAGAAGATGTTCTTATGCACCAGAGATTACTGCATTTGGCTCATGATCCTGCCAACAGACCGGCAATGGAAGTTCGTCTCGTGCAG GTCCAATCTATTTCTGATGGGAGTTTAGTTGATCCTGCTCTTTCAAATCCCTCGTGTGGGGATTCTGCTCAAAGTGATCCAAAGCACGTTATAAGACAGAG CATACATCCGCCTCCTGCCTTTGGCTCATCCCCTAATCTTGAAGCACTTGCACTTGAAGCTGATAAATCTGAAGATCAAGATGGAGATAGCTCTGTACATGCCAATTCACATTTTTCCAG GCCCATGCATGAAATTACATTTTCAACAGAAGACAAACCGAAACTTCTCAGTCAG TTGACTGCATTGCTTGCTGAGATTGGGCTAAACATCCAGGAAGCACATGCATTTTCCACTGTTGATGGTTACTCCTTAGATGTTTTTGTAGTTGATGGTTGGCCTTATGAG GAAACAGAGCAGCTTAAAGTTGTTTTGGAAAAGGAAGTCTTAAAAGTTGAG AAGCAATCTTGGCTGAAGCAACATTCCTTTTCTCCTAAGAGGGACTATGAGAAAATGGAGACCAATGCTTATCAGAATTATGTGGCAATTCCTAATGATGGGACCGATGTTTGGGAAATTGATCCTAGAAACTTGAAGTTTGGAAACAAAGTTGCATCTGGGTCATATGGGGATCT GTATAAAGGTACTTACTGTAGTCAGGAAGTGGCCATTAAGGTCCTCAAGCCAGAGCGTTTAAATACTGATTTGCAGAAAGAGTTTGCCCAGGAAGTTTTTATCATGAG GAAAGTTCGGCATAAGAATGTCGTACAATTTCTTGGTGCATGTACCCAGCCTCCAAACTTGTGTATTATTACAG AATTTATGTCTGGCGGAAGTGTATACGACTACCTTCACAAACAGAAGGGTGTTTTCAGGCTTCCATCGTTGCTTAAAGTTGCAATAGATGTTTCTAAAGGAATGAACTACTTGCACCAAAATAATATAATCCATAGGGATTTGAAGGCTGCTAATCTTCTAATGGATGAAAATGAA GTGGTTAAGGTTGCTGATTTTGGGGTTGCTAGAGTGAAATCTCAATCTGGAGTTATGACAGCTGAAACTGGAACATACAGATGGATGGCTCCTGAG GTTATTGAACACAAGCCATATGATCACAAGGCTGATGTTTTTAGTTTTGGAATCGTATTATGGGAGTTGTTAACGGGAAAG CTTCCATACGAGTACTTAACCCCATTACAAGCTGCTGTTGGAGTGGTTCAAAAG AATCTACGTCCTACAATTCCAAAGCACACTAATCCCAAGCTGGCTGAACTGCTTGAGAGATGCTGGCAACAAGATCCTGCACTAAGACCTGATTTTTCTGAAATTATAGAGATTTTACAGCAAATTGCCAAGGAG GTAGGAGATGACGGTGAAGATCGACGTAAGGATAAATCTTCAGGAGGATTTTTGTCTGCCCTTAGAAGAGGCCACCATTAA